The DNA segment TCATACAGGTCTGCGATCTGCACTTCGGGCATGTTTTAACCCTTCCCCTCTGGACCGGCTGGGAATGTTTATGAAAAGAAACAGAACCGTCTCTTGCCTGACCGCGAAGTGCATCCGTGCCAGCTAGCGGACACCCTTAAAAAGAATTTGTTTATTTGGCCGAATATGAACATTGAAAAAtatgccgaataccgaataagcTCTAGTTTCAATGAAAATGTATGAGGATATTGATCGAGTCACTTGTTGCCAGGCGGCGCGAGTGGTGGTTCTAGACTTGAATGAGTTTTTTCTGGATGACAGCATCTTTTATGAGAAGGcaataatttattgttacctTTTCACTCTCCGTAGCCTTATTCTGCTGTTCAGCCACTTGTTCCAGCAAGTCTGAGAACTCGCATCGCAGCCTGTTGTAGCGCTCCAAGACTGTCTCTGGTTCACCTTCGGCTGCCAGCTCGTATTCACCAGCCCTGACAATTTATATGTTGCAGATTTAATTACTTGATTTAAACTTGGCATAGTAAACAATGTTTAAATCAAAATACAATATTTGAAATTGTactaaaatgaaatttaaattatctGGTACATAGTTAACATACACCATAATCTGGCACTGAAATAGAGGTATGGAGTCTAACTGTTAAATTTTACCAtttagttttacatttaaaagctTCCTTCTGTTTGTAAAtggtcaaaaagaaaaaaaaaactggataAATCATATACATATGGatgaattatttaaaaattgctcttaataaaatacaaatatatagAGAAAGAAACTGGTGTTTTATCCTCCAATGAAAGAAATCTTTATTTACCTGTATCCAATCCTACTTTTTCTGCTCAAACGGTCAGAGAAATCCACTGCACCAGTCAAAAACTTCCCTTTGAAGTTATTGAAAGAATCCTTCACAGACAAGTGCAGGGTTTCGATACATTCGTTCTCTTCTTCCTCAAAGGGCTCCTGCTGATCGGCTTCAGGCAAGTCGCCGGTTTCATATACATCAGGCTGATCGTAAGCCTGAAAAATGTAACATTCTGTTGTAGGTTTACCCAAATATGACCATGTTTAATCGATATCTTTGGCGGACAATATGGAGCAATACTTACTATGCCTGGTAAATTTTCGTATTTTGGGTCTGCCATTTTTTAATGAATGGTAAATAGAATCGTAGTTCtataaattattatcaattttaaaTATACAAATTCGGGCAAAAGTGACGTCAGTGGTTTTCGTCTTTTGTCAACTTTGACAATTTCGTTTCGTTCCTAGCAGATTGCGATTAAAAAAGATAAACGACAATAGAACTATCCTAAAGATCTTCGTAAAAATTGTGTGTAACGGAATGTAAAGTAACGTTCTGAAACCATTATTTAAATTCCAAACAGTATTGCCAATACAGCAAATGGTACAcgtcatttcattttcattatcgTCTTGTTGTGTCGTCTTGACTTTGGAGTCGGTGATTCACCGCTATTTCTTACCTTTTGCGATTTCGTAAATATTCCATCATTCTGTGTTTTGTATCCGTAGTCGGACAACTAAAATCCAGTgcttaataaatacatattcacCATGAGTCTTCAGTGGACCATCATCGCGACGTTTTTGTACACCGAAATAGCCATCGTCTGCTTGCTCGCATTGCCGATCGCTAGTCCTTCCAAATGGCAAAAGTTGTTCAGGTCAAAATTCCTGGCTTATATAAGCGGACAAGCGTCGGTGTACTTCCTGATCCTTATCGGAGTGCTGGTGTTATGCCTGCTCGACGCCATTCGGGAGATGCAGAAGTATTCGAACATCGAGAGCTCGGACCACCAGCACCTGGACGCCGAGATGCAGGGTAACATGCGTCTGTTCCGCGCTCAGAGAAACTTCTACATCTCCGGCTTCGCTCTGTTCCTGCTAGTCGTGATCCGCCGGCTGGTGCAGTTGATTTCGGAACTGGCAACTCTTTTGGCTCAGTCTGAGGCAAATTTCCGTCAGGCGCAGAGCGCGTCCGTGGCTGCGAGGTCGCTGCTGGCCCAGGCGGGAGCCGGCGACGAGGCTACCAAGAAGCAGCTCGAGGACTTCAAGGATCAAATCACAGCTCTAGAGAAAGAACTTTCCAAAGAGAGAAAAGATAAGGAGGCTGTAAAGTCGCAGGCTGAAAGTCTGTCAAAGGAGTATGACAGGCTCACGGAGGAACACAGCAAGCTGCAAAAGAAGCTCACAATCAGCGGCGACAAAAAAGATGAGTAATTCTAAGATTGTTGACTGTTTAAAGTCCATTCTCATTTGCTAATCTATGTAGTGCTAAAGATAATTGACTTGCTTCAACTTTCTAGTGAGAtatgaaataacaaaatacaCTTCACTGAATGATTTGTGGACCTTGTGTCCATGTAAGAAGGTTTACTAGTGTTATTAGAAGAAACATACTTCAGGGTTACATATGTTTATTGAAAGTTAGCAAGCAAAGTTGGTAAACATTAAACAATATTCTTCCTGCATTGTAACATCTTAACTTATGGCAATTTATTGGTCATTCTAATATTACATTTTCTGTGCTTTTTCTGAAAAGTGCTAGTAGATCATATGTGAGCTTCTTGAACAAAATGTTCACTAAAGCTATTCCAAAtgcattattatacatatttagtaaAAAGTTAAGATTGCATAATTATTCAACTTCTGCAATTTTTGCTTTTTGCAATTATTTGTTTCACTGTTATTTAATTCTGTTCAACTAAGGTATTATTAGAACAGATGTAGATTTCAAGATATGTACTACTATGATGCACATGTTGCTTTATTGCAagaacaaacatttaaaaagcaTTACTCACTATTAATAAAAGTTACTGCATAATTATGCCCATACTATTGAATAAACTTTTAATTTTCAGTCCAAAGTGCCTATAGATTGTTCTATTCTGGGTTGAAGGTTTCTGAAGATATTTTTAAGGTATGctttttaatttgattaatgTTTTTTAGTCAGCATTTAATTGTAGGTTATGTTTGCTTGTACTGTTTCTATGGTTTTTGTTATGTATAAGACAGCTTTGAAAGTATAatgaaaactatatatttttatagtaacaTCCCTGTATTCCCTGTCAATGATgatacattatattttagtgGTCTTAAGTCTTCAGTGTAATTTTTATACTAATTCTCAGACTCAGTATCTTATATGAGAATTGTAGTAAGGCACAaacaaatgtgacgttccacgggaaaaggtaccttatggcggtcggCGCTTACGTCACGTAACACCTCATTAGTATTGGAGCGTTGTTAATAAAAGCGTAAGCGCCAGCTTATACCTTTAACTAGGCGTAGCTACCAAATTGTCTATATATAAACTATAGTTACCTATCagagtgcgtagccaacatgctaattgtttacgctccgtagcgaacaaaGCACAACTGTTACTGTCCCAGTAATATGGAAGAATGACAGAGAGACAGTGTTTTGTTATTGTAACACAAACAAttatcaccttggctaggcaccctgatGTGACAtattgtttcattatttttctGGGAATTTGTCTAATCCCTTAGTCAATGGAGTCTGTCTCTTAACTTGATAAAGTGTgtaagtgtcattataaatattgatcaacattatattttcatagtaatttcgTGTATATGGTGACATTTCCACTCACTATCATTGGAAACTGTGCAGAGTTATATACTTAGTTTTAAAgttttctatttattaaaagcTTATTTGTATATGCATTGTGAAGTAGCCATTAAATTCACTTAAGTGTATTGAAAATGAGTCAGTTGAATTGGAAATCTCTTAAGTTAGCCTTTCTCTTTGCTTTTGTGTTGTAACAGGCAAGGCAGCTTAAACTAATCTGAACATGGTCTAATCCTTGACCTGAGCTAccggggctaccgcgaaaaccgaaattcgcacaTTGCGGGGATctatctcttttactccaatgaaggtgtaattatatagacagagacagatgcccgcaatttgcgaatttcggttgtCGTGGTTATAGGCCTGTTCCTAAAGATGTTTTTAATGGCTTAGAGTTAAACCAAGCTAAAGTTGGCAGCGATATTGATAgtccagactgtgcaagtgtcatttaaacgtcatcatttcatagatgtttgacgtttaatataacaattGCATTgcaattgtattgtttttttaatattattattttctgttttaattaatctttgtaatatttacgTATACTTTGTATGACTTGTCAAAAGTGcttattaattcattattaagcctacttgaataaattatttttgaattgaattgaattgaattgcatAGTCTGGGGTAtctaaatcgctgcagacttagcTTGGTCGAACTCTACCTAAGTAGATGTGGTCCaagagataggtaggtatagtaagGGATTGTTTTTAATAAGTTTCTGTAACAGCTATTCATTGGTGTGTTGTTTTtggttattataataaaaatattttttactacctatacatatttttcttatttGTATACTTATCCCAGTATGTGTGTGTCTTTGTCTGTAAAACTTTCTTATGGCTAAATAAtcagactcatgatatttttgtTGGTTTACGAATAGAACACTAGCCAACATACGAGTAACGAGACACATTGTCTAGTTCGACACAACCTATGCGCaacctaattattattattctctttatttatttttggtcttaagttaggttattttataatatggatataaaaataaaatacaaaaacacttacaaaaacaatacaaaatacttataaacatattataaaaaacctaacctagggtgccgccagcagcggggcaaggcccaagctgccggtggtcagggctgcagagagaggaaccggcggactatccgcgccgtgtccaagatcaccgccttctgcatctgacccttgatccaaccacctagcgagagtctctcaagatgttggtcgagactcttcgctattagaccgttcactgaaacgactatcgggacaatgatcgtcgaatcaacatcccacatggcggttatctcgtgagccaagtctaggtacttgctggacttgtccttctcggctttcacgagattctcatcatgggggatggtgatgtcaacgagcac comes from the Cydia amplana chromosome 12, ilCydAmpl1.1, whole genome shotgun sequence genome and includes:
- the LOC134653094 gene encoding B-cell receptor-associated protein 31, whose protein sequence is MSLQWTIIATFLYTEIAIVCLLALPIASPSKWQKLFRSKFLAYISGQASVYFLILIGVLVLCLLDAIREMQKYSNIESSDHQHLDAEMQGNMRLFRAQRNFYISGFALFLLVVIRRLVQLISELATLLAQSEANFRQAQSASVAARSLLAQAGAGDEATKKQLEDFKDQITALEKELSKERKDKEAVKSQAESLSKEYDRLTEEHSKLQKKLTISGDKKDE